A stretch of the Amycolatopsis sp. BJA-103 genome encodes the following:
- a CDS encoding DUF2268 domain-containing protein, which translates to MTIKVLDTYPAMRGILRAPRADRAALLKAMVEPAAGMYRYFPGDVDLVAMHAMSSGFPLDRDEERCLEALEALHEADAWNRIRRALDDAVTAQVTATPGLAVPDITVLTVLGDPGDAHFMGPNLGMSANGSMSGYIYLNFWPYPENLARLEATAVHELNHNLRYSPGGVIWDPTTVTVGEQIVSEGLADAFARQLYGDELGYARIGVPHLHDDAVFAKVVSGLEITGMQNFVAWVHGDESAVRYGGTPVGLPTGAGYAVGNRLVDAYLAATGRTAAEALLADRRDIIDTALA; encoded by the coding sequence ATGACGATCAAGGTTCTCGACACCTACCCGGCGATGCGCGGGATCCTGCGCGCGCCGCGGGCGGACCGCGCCGCGCTGCTCAAGGCGATGGTCGAACCCGCCGCCGGGATGTACCGCTACTTCCCCGGCGACGTCGACCTCGTCGCGATGCACGCGATGAGTTCAGGCTTCCCGCTCGACCGTGACGAAGAGCGCTGCCTGGAGGCCCTCGAAGCGCTGCACGAGGCCGACGCCTGGAACCGGATCCGGCGGGCGCTCGACGACGCCGTCACCGCGCAGGTCACGGCGACGCCGGGGCTCGCGGTACCGGACATCACCGTCCTCACCGTTCTGGGTGACCCTGGCGACGCGCACTTCATGGGGCCGAACCTGGGGATGTCGGCGAACGGCAGTATGTCCGGCTACATCTACCTCAACTTCTGGCCGTATCCGGAGAACCTGGCGCGGCTGGAGGCCACGGCGGTCCACGAGCTCAACCACAACCTCCGCTACAGCCCCGGCGGGGTGATCTGGGATCCGACGACGGTCACCGTCGGCGAGCAGATCGTGTCCGAGGGGCTGGCCGACGCGTTCGCCCGCCAGTTGTACGGCGACGAACTCGGCTACGCCCGCATCGGCGTGCCGCATCTGCACGACGACGCGGTGTTCGCGAAGGTCGTCTCCGGGCTGGAGATCACCGGTATGCAGAACTTCGTGGCCTGGGTGCACGGTGACGAGAGCGCCGTCCGCTACGGCGGCACGCCTGTCGGGTTACCGACCGGCGCCGGATACGCGGTCGGCAACCGTCTCGTCGACGCCTACCTGGCCGCGACGGGCCGCACCGCCGCGGAGGCCCTGCTCGCGGACCGCCGCGACATCATCGACACCGCGCTCGCCTAG
- a CDS encoding TolB family protein, with protein sequence MRRTWAGIAAVVITVAAGAVFVGSRTGGAVAEQPLDLARGGLLYVDESGRVRQDDRVGPSCQRVDVAAGTLACLRATAVPDQAELVVTKPGAGPRTISEWGTPSRVRVSPSGRLVGWTVFRSGDSYLGGAGTFSTTAGIFDLDTGSHYGSLEDFALTVDGKPYPAEDLNYWGVTFARDDRTFYATVRSAGGTWLVRGDLRGRTLTALRRNVECPSLSPDGTRVAYKFREGDRWRLHVLSLADGRDVPLADPAHLDDQPQWLDDRTVAYGRDKAIHAVPADGTGAPVVVRPAASSPAVVR encoded by the coding sequence ATGAGACGGACCTGGGCAGGAATCGCCGCGGTCGTGATCACGGTGGCGGCAGGGGCGGTCTTCGTCGGCTCTCGCACCGGCGGCGCGGTGGCGGAACAGCCACTCGACCTGGCCCGCGGCGGATTGCTGTACGTGGACGAGTCGGGCCGGGTCCGGCAGGACGACCGTGTCGGGCCGTCCTGTCAGCGCGTGGACGTCGCGGCGGGGACGCTGGCGTGTCTGCGCGCGACGGCGGTGCCCGACCAGGCCGAGCTGGTCGTCACGAAACCGGGCGCCGGACCGCGGACGATCTCCGAATGGGGAACGCCGTCGCGGGTCCGGGTCTCGCCCTCCGGACGGCTGGTGGGCTGGACGGTGTTCCGTTCCGGTGATTCCTATCTGGGCGGAGCTGGCACGTTCTCCACCACCGCCGGGATCTTCGATCTGGACACCGGAAGCCACTACGGCTCCCTTGAGGACTTCGCGCTCACGGTGGACGGAAAGCCGTACCCGGCCGAGGATCTGAACTACTGGGGAGTGACCTTCGCCCGGGACGACCGGACGTTCTACGCCACCGTCAGATCGGCGGGCGGCACCTGGCTGGTGCGGGGTGACCTCCGCGGCCGCACGCTGACCGCGCTGCGGCGCAACGTCGAATGCCCGTCGCTCTCGCCGGACGGCACGCGCGTCGCCTACAAGTTCCGTGAAGGCGATCGCTGGCGGCTGCACGTGCTTTCCCTCGCCGACGGCCGTGACGTCCCGCTCGCCGACCCCGCGCATCTCGACGACCAGCCACAGTGGCTGGACGATCGGACCGTCGCCTACGGCCGCGACAAGGCGATCCACGCGGTGCCCGCCGACGGGACCGGCGCGCCCGTCGTCGTCCGGCCCGCCGCCTCCTCCCCCGCGGTGGTGCGGTGA
- a CDS encoding helix-turn-helix transcriptional regulator, with the protein MTSTVPAEFGPALRTAIERSGLSLNEISRRLRARETPVSISALSYWQNGENRPERASSLAAVTALETILGQRPETLTGLLGPRRPRGRSNHRMVAYDQVWRRPETIARALAKVDATPEELDTPHRLSQYVSFRVDESGHEESMRVRRLVRADHDGTSRFLFVIRCSSLTREPVVLFTEGCSPARFRADVPSSTCAFEFALDRTLAAGELAVVEFGVRFPPGQNGEHAQMAIYRPARDMVLQISFDPACLPRHCTAFFQPRTASPPEERGEASFDRETGTFQFITLDPLPGQYGIRWSWT; encoded by the coding sequence ATGACGAGCACCGTTCCGGCGGAATTCGGACCAGCGCTGCGCACCGCCATCGAGCGCAGCGGGCTGAGTCTCAACGAGATCAGCCGTCGTCTGCGAGCCAGGGAGACGCCGGTCAGCATCAGCGCGCTCAGTTACTGGCAGAACGGGGAGAACCGGCCCGAACGGGCGAGTTCGCTCGCCGCCGTCACCGCGCTGGAAACCATTCTCGGTCAGCGGCCGGAAACGCTCACCGGACTGTTGGGACCGCGAAGACCGCGCGGCAGGTCGAACCATCGCATGGTGGCTTACGACCAGGTGTGGCGCCGTCCCGAGACGATCGCGCGCGCACTGGCCAAAGTGGACGCGACGCCGGAGGAACTCGATACCCCGCACCGGCTCTCGCAGTACGTGTCGTTCCGTGTCGACGAATCCGGGCACGAGGAGTCGATGCGGGTGCGGCGGCTGGTCCGCGCCGATCACGACGGGACGTCCCGCTTTCTCTTCGTGATCCGGTGTTCCAGTCTCACCAGGGAGCCGGTGGTGCTGTTCACCGAGGGCTGCAGTCCGGCGCGGTTCCGCGCGGACGTGCCGTCGTCCACCTGCGCGTTCGAATTCGCGCTGGACCGGACACTGGCCGCGGGGGAGCTGGCCGTCGTGGAGTTCGGCGTCCGGTTCCCGCCGGGACAGAACGGAGAGCACGCCCAGATGGCCATCTACCGGCCCGCCAGGGACATGGTCCTGCAGATCTCCTTCGATCCGGCGTGCCTGCCCCGGCACTGCACCGCGTTCTTCCAGCCGCGCACCGCTTCTCCGCCGGAAGAACGCGGTGAGGCGTCCTTCGACCGGGAAACCGGCACTTTCCAGTTCATCACACTCGATCCGCTCCCTGGCCAGTACGGAATCCGGTGGAGCTGGACCTGA
- a CDS encoding choice-of-anchor A family protein produces the protein MRARRFASVSAGAAAAVCVAALVVADGAVAAPLPGGLGPCVGAACPGKYPPVNNEDYAGRDNGINVFVGGEFQVREAAAEAEGRVVVLGNFDMAKREGVSAIYNVGIAGVGSRVPPSDGADFLTTGGNVSVASPQRLVADDGVVRHAGTVTGTVDGTLTKDADAAKPYVGLREDLRVASQCYAREGTTPRPATGTARNEGYRTLFTGDGKSALQVFTVDFDVTAANGGMQGIEFEGIPAGATILVNMVGAARTINTFTGDPGDTDPINKLRERLLWNFPDATKVKIAGGAQFQGSVLIGDPGSTATVTASGMNGRFFTTGTLVHSSEATGGGGQEFHAYPFNGDLPDCGTTPTTTPSSSTSTSSSSSSSTSPTTTSSSPTSSSSTTTSSSTTTTSSSTTTSSSSTTSSSSSTTSSSTTSSSTTSSSPTSTTTTSSSSTTSSSPSSSSSSATSSSPTSSSSSSSSSTPSSSSSSSTSPTTSSSTSSTTPGPGVTASTTPGQPGATTPGGGPSDSGPLASTGSEIRGLLVPGLFLLLLGGALVAITLRSRRRES, from the coding sequence ATGCGTGCAAGGCGGTTCGCCTCTGTTTCTGCCGGTGCCGCCGCGGCGGTGTGCGTGGCGGCCCTCGTGGTCGCCGACGGCGCGGTCGCCGCCCCGTTACCGGGCGGTCTGGGACCGTGCGTCGGTGCAGCCTGCCCCGGCAAGTACCCGCCGGTGAACAACGAGGACTACGCGGGCCGGGACAACGGCATCAATGTCTTCGTCGGCGGTGAATTCCAGGTACGCGAAGCGGCGGCGGAAGCCGAAGGCCGAGTCGTCGTCCTCGGCAATTTCGACATGGCGAAACGAGAGGGCGTGTCCGCCATCTACAACGTCGGCATCGCCGGCGTCGGCTCGCGGGTCCCGCCCTCCGACGGCGCGGACTTCCTGACCACCGGCGGGAACGTGAGTGTCGCCTCGCCGCAACGGCTGGTCGCCGACGACGGTGTCGTCCGGCACGCGGGGACCGTCACCGGGACGGTGGACGGAACGCTCACCAAGGATGCCGACGCGGCGAAGCCCTATGTCGGCCTGCGCGAGGATCTTCGGGTGGCGAGCCAGTGCTACGCACGTGAAGGCACCACGCCGCGGCCTGCCACGGGCACGGCGCGCAACGAGGGATACCGCACCCTGTTCACCGGGGACGGGAAATCCGCGTTGCAGGTGTTCACCGTGGACTTCGACGTGACCGCGGCCAACGGCGGTATGCAGGGCATCGAGTTCGAAGGCATCCCGGCCGGGGCGACGATTCTGGTCAACATGGTGGGGGCGGCCAGGACGATCAACACCTTCACCGGCGATCCCGGCGACACCGACCCGATCAACAAGCTGCGGGAACGCCTGCTGTGGAACTTCCCGGACGCCACCAAGGTGAAGATCGCCGGTGGCGCCCAGTTCCAGGGAAGCGTGCTGATCGGCGATCCGGGAAGCACCGCGACGGTCACCGCGTCCGGGATGAACGGCCGTTTCTTCACCACCGGCACGCTGGTGCACTCCTCCGAGGCCACCGGCGGTGGCGGGCAGGAGTTCCACGCCTACCCGTTCAACGGCGATCTGCCCGACTGCGGCACCACACCGACCACGACGCCGAGCAGTTCGACCTCCACGTCGTCGTCTTCTTCGTCCTCGACGAGCCCGACCACGACCAGCAGTTCGCCGACGAGCAGCAGTTCTACGACGACCTCGTCGTCGACCACCACCACCTCGTCCTCGACCACGACGTCCTCGTCTTCGACGACTTCGTCCTCGTCTTCGACGACTTCGTCCTCGACCACCTCGTCTTCGACTACCTCTTCGAGCCCGACGAGTACCACCACCACGTCAAGCAGCAGCACGACCTCGTCGAGCCCGTCCAGTTCGAGCAGCAGCGCCACGTCGTCGAGCCCGACGAGTTCCAGCAGCTCGTCGTCCAGCAGCACTCCGTCGTCGAGCTCGTCCAGCAGCACTTCGCCGACCACCAGCAGCAGTACGTCGAGCACCACGCCGGGACCCGGCGTCACGGCGAGCACCACACCCGGGCAGCCGGGAGCGACCACTCCGGGCGGCGGGCCGTCCGACAGCGGCCCGCTGGCCTCGACCGGCAGCGAGATCCGTGGCCTGCTGGTTCCCGGCCTGTTCCTGCTGCTGCTCGGTGGCGCGCTGGTGGCGATCACCCTGCGGTCGAGGCGCCGCGAGTCCTAG
- a CDS encoding MFS transporter, translating into MYVSSVRSTGPALPGGRAKHAVPATVVGLGVVSLITDMSAEMVTAVLPLYLVYGLGVGYLQLGAIDGLYTGATALLRLAGGYFADRLGRPKAVALVGYGLSAATKLAFPAAGSSLGAIGLVIGADRAGKGIRTAPRDAMITLATPDGGLGRAFGVHRAMDTAGALLGPIIAFGLLTVLVGDYPAVFGVSFCLAVIAVIVLAVFVRAPAGAVERSRVRLRAGFALLRQPGLRGTCLAAAALGVCTVGDMFLFVGVQQSAGLPPGALPLLPLATALAFMALASPIGRLADRVGRWKVFLAGHVVLLAAYVVLAASAVGWAVAAVVLAAHGVFYACTDGVLMAHASPLVPESLRATGLAFVQTGQSLARAAGAVVFGALAAGTALRPAFALFAVVLLVSVLAGTRVK; encoded by the coding sequence ATGTACGTCTCCAGCGTCCGCTCCACCGGTCCAGCCCTGCCCGGCGGCCGTGCGAAGCACGCCGTGCCCGCCACCGTGGTCGGTCTGGGCGTGGTCAGCCTGATCACGGACATGTCCGCCGAGATGGTCACCGCCGTGCTCCCCCTCTATCTCGTCTACGGGCTCGGCGTCGGCTACCTGCAACTGGGCGCGATCGACGGGCTCTACACGGGCGCGACGGCGTTGTTACGGCTGGCGGGCGGCTACTTCGCCGACCGCCTCGGCCGCCCGAAGGCCGTCGCCCTGGTGGGCTACGGCCTCTCGGCGGCGACCAAACTCGCGTTCCCTGCCGCGGGGTCCTCGCTCGGCGCGATCGGCCTGGTGATCGGTGCCGATCGCGCCGGCAAGGGCATCCGCACCGCGCCGCGGGACGCGATGATCACCCTCGCCACCCCCGACGGCGGGCTGGGCCGCGCGTTCGGCGTCCACCGCGCGATGGACACCGCGGGCGCGCTGCTCGGGCCGATCATCGCGTTCGGCCTGCTGACCGTCCTCGTCGGCGACTACCCGGCGGTGTTCGGGGTGAGCTTCTGCCTCGCCGTGATCGCGGTGATCGTGCTGGCGGTGTTCGTCCGTGCTCCCGCCGGGGCGGTCGAGCGGTCGCGGGTACGGCTGCGGGCGGGTTTCGCCCTTCTGCGGCAGCCCGGCCTGCGCGGAACGTGCCTGGCCGCCGCCGCGCTCGGTGTCTGCACGGTCGGCGACATGTTCCTCTTCGTCGGCGTGCAGCAGTCCGCCGGGCTGCCGCCGGGGGCGCTTCCCTTGCTGCCGCTGGCGACGGCGCTGGCGTTCATGGCGCTGGCGTCGCCGATCGGGCGGCTCGCCGACCGGGTCGGCCGGTGGAAGGTGTTCCTCGCGGGTCACGTCGTGCTGCTCGCCGCGTACGTCGTCTTGGCGGCTTCGGCCGTCGGATGGGCCGTCGCGGCCGTCGTCCTGGCGGCACACGGCGTGTTCTACGCGTGCACGGACGGCGTCCTCATGGCGCACGCGTCGCCGCTGGTGCCGGAGTCGTTGCGCGCCACCGGCCTGGCCTTCGTCCAAACGGGACAGTCGCTGGCCAGGGCGGCGGGCGCGGTGGTGTTCGGCGCGCTCGCGGCCGGGACGGCGTTGCGGCCCGCGTTCGCACTCTTCGCCGTCGTGCTGCTGGTGTCGGTGCTGGCCGGAACGAGGGTGAAATGA
- a CDS encoding alpha/beta fold hydrolase, translating into MRSKTLVLAAIVALSAGLAGPATASASGPRLEDSRACPHDARFTCSTLTVPLDHRGRTPGTLKLQVATANNTNAPKGVLLFLTGGPGQPGVPFSTRVSDRMPEVFKDHRLVMIDQRGTGANALDCPELQAQVGSSDIEPPTRAAVDGCAAVLGTKARFYGSDSTIADLDLLRRALGARKMVVDGVSYGSLTAARYAVAHPRNVAKVILDSVLPHHATVGQSLYLPALKATARVLRSACAKPPACGSDPAEDLAWLVRNRDTAAGVALFDMIVTYEFVDPSYRDPSVMGTDLITALRTARGGDTAKLDSLLRNLASGGDPLASFSSGLHAATLCADMRFPWGDAGTPGFVREPLLKLAEKRLSARETWPFSPAVATGQGFIQTCLPWPVEPPSSNPGGKLPDVPVLLLNGDHDLSTPMEWAYEEAKVAPRGKVVIVEGAAHSIQNREPGDAGRKAVAEFLAG; encoded by the coding sequence ATGCGATCGAAAACGCTCGTCCTCGCCGCGATCGTCGCACTGTCGGCCGGTCTCGCCGGACCGGCCACCGCCTCGGCCTCCGGGCCGCGGCTGGAGGATTCCCGGGCCTGCCCGCACGACGCGCGATTCACCTGTTCGACGTTGACCGTGCCGCTCGACCATCGCGGCCGCACACCCGGCACGCTGAAACTCCAGGTCGCCACCGCGAACAACACGAACGCGCCCAAGGGGGTGCTGCTGTTCCTCACCGGCGGCCCCGGGCAGCCCGGCGTGCCCTTCAGCACGAGGGTGTCAGACCGGATGCCGGAGGTGTTCAAGGACCACCGCCTGGTGATGATCGACCAGCGCGGCACCGGCGCGAACGCCCTCGACTGCCCGGAACTGCAGGCCCAGGTCGGCAGCTCGGACATCGAACCGCCGACCCGCGCGGCCGTCGACGGCTGTGCCGCCGTGCTCGGCACCAAGGCCCGGTTCTACGGCAGCGACTCGACGATCGCCGACCTCGACCTGCTCCGCCGGGCCCTGGGTGCGCGGAAAATGGTGGTGGACGGCGTCTCCTACGGTTCGCTGACCGCGGCGCGGTACGCCGTCGCGCATCCGCGCAACGTCGCGAAGGTGATCCTCGATTCGGTTCTCCCCCACCACGCGACGGTCGGCCAGTCGCTGTACCTCCCAGCGCTGAAGGCGACCGCGCGGGTGCTGCGCAGTGCGTGCGCCAAGCCGCCCGCGTGCGGATCCGATCCGGCCGAGGACCTCGCGTGGCTCGTCCGGAACCGGGACACCGCGGCCGGTGTCGCGCTGTTCGACATGATCGTCACCTACGAATTCGTCGATCCGAGCTATCGGGACCCCTCGGTGATGGGGACCGACCTGATCACCGCGCTGCGCACCGCGCGCGGTGGTGACACCGCGAAACTCGACTCGCTGCTGCGGAACCTCGCCTCCGGCGGCGACCCGCTCGCCTCCTTCAGCTCCGGACTGCACGCGGCGACGCTGTGCGCCGACATGCGGTTCCCCTGGGGCGACGCCGGAACGCCGGGCTTCGTCCGCGAGCCGCTGCTGAAACTGGCCGAGAAACGCTTGAGCGCGCGGGAAACGTGGCCGTTCAGCCCAGCCGTCGCGACCGGACAGGGATTCATCCAGACCTGCCTGCCTTGGCCAGTCGAGCCGCCGAGCTCGAACCCTGGCGGGAAACTCCCGGACGTCCCGGTGCTGCTGCTCAACGGCGACCACGACCTGTCCACGCCGATGGAGTGGGCGTACGAGGAGGCGAAGGTCGCTCCACGCGGGAAGGTCGTGATCGTCGAGGGAGCGGCGCATTCGATCCAGAACCGCGAGCCGGGTGACGCGGGGCGGAAGGCCGTGGCGGAGTTCCTCGCCGGGTGA
- a CDS encoding metallophosphoesterase, with product MRSATRQRRWHRRTLAIATSALAAGAFLVAAQSSAGGAAPAVPEVADQVPQLTEAGVTGGPASVTGGASSQASSARSVCAPGAQWLRVRFTELALRGHDSVTLTGSGSGSFTLTARNWPGKAFHTRAFEGDCVRVSAALADPASRFAIDSYQAGDRALAAATSTVAAVGDVCGASCNQTAPLVKNMNPQALILAGDNAYSSGTLSEYNSNYHPYYGQFRSITYPTPGNHEYNTSGAAGYFDYFGKQAGERGKGYYSFDVGDWHFVALNSNITRTAGSAQVTWLKNDLAASTKPCTAAFFHHPRFSRGTHGDDTSVTPFFQTLYDAKADLVVVGHDHNYQRFAQSRPDGKRDDVNGVRQLLIGTGGRGYYSFDQSSAAEQEVGNTNTFGVSKLTLTATGYRSDFVPVSGRTFTDSTTGKCKKAASSPAFSVGTSPSSVSVKPGGTASVSVTVASTGGFTSATALSVSGLPSGVTGTISPSSVTPPANGTATATLTLTASAGATGSATATVTGSSGSVSQTATVAVSVGSGGGEAFSDDFETDKGWRVDAAGSDTATSGKWERGDPEETTSTYSDQVKQRGDTTSGANCLVTGRLAGSEYGANDLDGGASSMTSPSFTVPSGGKLTFSYTFAHGDNATSADYLRIRVLDGTTPTTVFEKLGSATEVAGAWQTAAADLSSFAGRSVRLLVEAADASTASLWESAVDDLRVTA from the coding sequence ATGCGCTCAGCGACACGACAGCGACGATGGCACCGCCGGACGCTCGCCATCGCGACCTCCGCACTGGCGGCCGGCGCCTTCCTGGTCGCCGCACAGTCTTCGGCGGGCGGAGCCGCGCCCGCCGTACCCGAAGTGGCCGATCAGGTTCCGCAACTGACCGAGGCGGGCGTCACCGGCGGCCCCGCGTCGGTGACCGGTGGCGCGTCTTCGCAAGCCTCCTCCGCTCGCTCCGTCTGCGCTCCCGGCGCGCAGTGGCTCCGCGTCCGGTTCACCGAGCTTGCGTTACGCGGCCACGACTCCGTGACACTCACCGGCAGCGGCTCCGGCTCGTTCACGCTCACCGCGCGGAACTGGCCGGGCAAGGCGTTCCACACCCGTGCCTTCGAGGGCGACTGCGTGCGGGTCTCGGCGGCGCTGGCCGACCCCGCCAGCCGGTTCGCCATCGACTCCTACCAGGCGGGTGACCGGGCGCTCGCCGCGGCGACCTCGACCGTCGCCGCCGTCGGCGACGTGTGCGGCGCCTCGTGCAACCAGACGGCGCCGCTGGTGAAGAACATGAACCCGCAGGCGCTGATACTGGCCGGGGACAACGCCTACAGCTCGGGCACGCTGTCCGAGTACAACAGCAACTACCACCCCTACTACGGACAGTTCAGATCCATCACCTACCCGACACCGGGCAACCACGAGTACAACACCTCCGGCGCGGCAGGCTACTTCGACTACTTCGGCAAGCAGGCGGGCGAACGCGGTAAGGGTTATTACAGCTTCGACGTCGGTGACTGGCATTTCGTCGCGCTCAACTCCAACATCACCCGCACGGCGGGTTCGGCGCAGGTGACCTGGCTGAAGAACGACCTCGCGGCGAGCACCAAACCGTGCACGGCGGCGTTCTTCCACCATCCGCGGTTCAGCCGCGGCACCCACGGTGACGACACGTCGGTGACACCGTTCTTCCAGACGCTCTACGACGCGAAGGCGGATCTGGTCGTCGTCGGCCACGACCACAACTACCAGCGGTTCGCGCAGTCGCGGCCCGACGGGAAACGTGACGACGTCAACGGCGTCCGCCAGCTGCTCATCGGCACCGGCGGCCGGGGTTACTACTCCTTCGACCAGTCGTCGGCCGCCGAGCAGGAAGTGGGTAACACCAACACCTTCGGCGTGAGCAAGCTGACGCTGACCGCGACCGGCTACCGCAGCGACTTCGTGCCGGTGTCGGGCCGCACCTTCACCGATTCCACGACCGGCAAATGCAAGAAGGCCGCCTCCTCCCCCGCCTTCTCCGTCGGCACCAGCCCCTCGTCGGTGTCGGTGAAACCGGGCGGGACCGCGTCGGTGTCGGTGACCGTCGCCAGCACCGGCGGCTTCACCTCCGCGACCGCGCTTTCGGTGTCGGGCCTGCCCTCGGGGGTGACCGGGACGATCTCGCCGTCGTCGGTCACCCCTCCGGCCAACGGCACCGCGACCGCGACGCTGACCTTGACCGCCTCGGCCGGGGCGACCGGTTCGGCAACCGCCACGGTCACCGGATCCTCAGGTTCGGTCAGCCAGACCGCGACCGTGGCGGTCAGTGTGGGCTCCGGTGGTGGTGAAGCGTTCTCCGATGACTTCGAGACCGACAAGGGCTGGCGGGTCGACGCGGCCGGTTCGGACACCGCCACCTCGGGCAAATGGGAACGCGGTGATCCCGAGGAGACCACCTCGACCTACAGCGACCAGGTCAAGCAGCGCGGTGACACGACCAGTGGCGCGAACTGCCTGGTCACCGGTCGGCTGGCCGGATCGGAGTACGGGGCCAACGACCTCGACGGCGGCGCCTCGTCGATGACCTCGCCGTCGTTCACCGTGCCCTCGGGCGGGAAGCTGACCTTCTCCTACACCTTCGCGCACGGCGACAACGCGACGTCGGCCGACTACCTGCGGATCCGCGTCCTCGACGGCACCACACCGACGACGGTCTTCGAGAAACTCGGCTCCGCGACCGAGGTCGCCGGAGCCTGGCAGACCGCCGCCGCCGACCTGTCGTCGTTCGCCGGACGGAGTGTCCGCCTGCTGGTCGAAGCCGCGGACGCGAGCACGGCGTCGCTGTGGGAATCAGCGGTCGACGACCTCCGCGTCACCGCGTAG
- a CDS encoding helix-turn-helix domain-containing protein — MIRRMLLALLAGTAVCLVPWTVYLAHTLPDRYDTGQWRAAWVGFDVALLLCFAAGAWLGLRRRRAAVPLLSATAAMLCCDAWFDVMLGWTSAERWASVALAVFVEIPVAVVLALAARRLLSEAMPRRSVTLSDIAMREDRRYQQVTRELPAGTDEVARRTGLERADVAECLKTLQDNGFVRRDRKGNWIAIPQDLREPKPDDYEGADRERVTAFLDAKYANEVALLSWAAEHRDEFGPWSTAQRTSARLTEEEFRELDTEYRELINRYCHRRRRPAAGEKELSVRFYAFPPPETVPS, encoded by the coding sequence ATGATCCGACGCATGCTGCTGGCCCTCCTCGCCGGCACGGCGGTCTGCCTCGTGCCCTGGACCGTCTACCTCGCCCACACGCTGCCCGACCGGTACGACACCGGCCAGTGGCGCGCGGCCTGGGTCGGATTCGACGTCGCCCTCTTGCTCTGCTTCGCCGCCGGGGCCTGGCTGGGCTTGCGCCGCCGCCGGGCGGCCGTCCCGCTGCTTTCGGCGACGGCCGCGATGCTGTGCTGCGACGCGTGGTTCGACGTCATGCTCGGCTGGACGTCGGCCGAGCGGTGGGCCAGTGTCGCTCTCGCCGTCTTCGTCGAAATCCCGGTCGCCGTGGTGCTGGCCCTCGCCGCGCGACGGCTGCTGAGCGAGGCGATGCCGCGACGATCGGTGACGTTGAGCGACATCGCGATGCGGGAGGACCGGCGATACCAGCAGGTCACCCGCGAGCTTCCCGCCGGCACCGACGAGGTGGCGCGCAGGACGGGCCTCGAGCGAGCCGATGTCGCGGAATGCCTGAAGACGTTGCAGGACAACGGCTTCGTGCGCCGTGACCGGAAAGGGAACTGGATCGCGATCCCGCAGGACCTGCGCGAGCCGAAGCCGGACGACTACGAAGGCGCCGACCGGGAGCGGGTCACCGCGTTCCTCGACGCGAAGTACGCGAACGAGGTCGCGCTGCTGTCCTGGGCCGCCGAGCACCGCGACGAGTTCGGCCCGTGGTCGACGGCTCAGCGAACCTCGGCGCGGTTGACCGAAGAGGAGTTCCGCGAACTGGACACGGAATACCGCGAGCTGATCAACCGGTACTGCCACCGGCGGCGGCGTCCGGCGGCGGGCGAGAAGGAGCTTTCCGTGCGCTTCTACGCATTCCCGCCGCCGGAGACCGTGCCGTCCTAG
- a CDS encoding GntR family transcriptional regulator — MTAGDAVNSTAMSKSQIAYHWIKARIDDGTFSPGYRLVFGQIAQELGVSTVPVREAVRRLEAEGLVTYEHNIGAQVAMADESDYQHTMQTLALVEGYAAALAAPSLPGKALDEAKGINAELTACLDNFEPSRFTALNRDFHRVLFGTCPNPQVLDLVNRGWNRLAGLRTSTFSFVPGRAHESVQEHQNILDLFDRSAPAEEIELAVREHRLTTLETFMAWRHP, encoded by the coding sequence GTGACCGCAGGCGACGCGGTGAACTCGACCGCGATGAGCAAGTCGCAGATCGCCTATCACTGGATCAAGGCGCGGATCGACGACGGCACCTTCTCCCCCGGCTACCGCCTCGTGTTCGGGCAGATCGCGCAGGAACTCGGGGTCAGCACCGTGCCCGTGCGCGAGGCGGTCCGGCGACTGGAGGCCGAAGGGCTGGTGACCTACGAGCACAACATCGGCGCGCAGGTCGCGATGGCCGACGAGAGCGACTACCAGCACACCATGCAGACGCTCGCGCTGGTCGAGGGCTACGCCGCCGCCTTGGCCGCGCCGTCCTTGCCCGGCAAGGCACTCGACGAGGCCAAGGGGATCAACGCGGAACTGACCGCCTGCCTCGACAACTTCGAGCCGTCGCGGTTCACCGCGCTGAACCGCGACTTCCACCGCGTCCTGTTCGGCACCTGTCCCAACCCCCAGGTGCTCGACCTGGTCAACCGCGGCTGGAACCGGCTGGCCGGGCTGCGCACCTCGACGTTCAGCTTCGTGCCCGGTCGCGCGCACGAATCCGTGCAGGAGCACCAGAACATCCTCGACCTGTTCGACCGGAGCGCACCGGCCGAGGAGATCGAACTGGCCGTGCGCGAGCACCGATTGACCACGTTGGAGACGTTCATGGCCTGGAGGCATCCCTAG